The proteins below are encoded in one region of Juglans microcarpa x Juglans regia isolate MS1-56 chromosome 4D, Jm3101_v1.0, whole genome shotgun sequence:
- the LOC121259929 gene encoding uncharacterized protein LOC121259929 isoform X2 yields the protein MKGVVGAFDTPSFGLEERMLSVNCRSSSSSCRSPSLLSFANIRENGLPGSMLNMSPGMSSYFCPLVQSERSLPDQASSLCWDYKKAVGRSNSIPFDGTPTPKSSSELREEIATLEVDIIHLERHILSLYRTAFEGHQSSDTPEPHLQYKIGSSPKILSNQSHKNMEPTVSKDGLVHQEKMSPAHGWVSSDNQSCAASLNSKSRRGCKKADSGHRCLAYHLAASCLDNSFNSPDRLSEDIVRCISSIYCKLANRPPNHLGLPASPISSLSSSTICSSKNPCDSWSPHGNEDKEDVGPYAAMVEVLNICLDDDSYNFTVKMLQNFRSLVRCLEMTDPRRMKREEKLAFWINIHNALVMHAYLAYGIGNRVKCTSILKAAYNVGGHCINAHDIQSSILRIRSHHSASWLQSLFCPGRKLKTGSMRHVYSLEYPEPLVHFALCSGTYSDPAVRAYTAKNIFQDLRLAKEKYIQASVRINKETKIFLPKILHYFAKDMSLSINVLLETVSENLSEVQQKAIKKCMKGRLDKCIHWLPQSSTFRYVIHGELAKARTTS from the exons ATGAAGGGAGTTGTAGGAGCATTTGATACTCCCAGCTTTGGACTAG AAGAGAGGATGCTGAGTGTGAATTGCcgttcttcctcctcttcttgcCGCTCTCCTTCTCTCCTGAGTTTCGCAAA TATTCGTGAAAATGGACTGCCTGGAAGCATGCTAAATATGTCACCCGGAATGTCATCCTATTTTTGTCCT CTTGTGCAGTCAGAGCGATCATTACCTGACCAGGCTTCTTCCCTGTGTTGGGATTACAAGAAGGCAGTGGGTCGTTCAAACTCTATTCCCTTTGACGGCACTCCAACTCCAAAG TCTTCTTCAGAATTGAGGGAGGAGATTGCTACACTCGAAGTTGATATTATACATTTGGAGCGTCATATTCTTTCACTCTATCGGACAGCTTTTGAAGGGCATCAATCCTCAGATACGCCTGAACCCCATTTACAATACAAGATAGGATCATCAccaaaaattttatcaaatcaatcacataaaaatatggAGCCAACTGTGTCCAAAGATGGTTTAGTCCATCAGGAGAAAATGTCCCCTGCACATGGTTGGGTCAGTTCAGATAATCAGAGTTGTGCTGCAAGTCTAAATTCAAAATCTCGAAGG GGCTGCAAAAAAGCTGATTCTGGTCATCGCTGCCTAGCATATCACCTTGCTGCTTCTTGCCTTGATAACAGCTTTAACTCTCCGGATAGACTTTCTGAAGATATTGTGAGATGCATATCTTCTATATACTGCAAACTTGCGAACCGCCCTCCTAACCATTTAGGCTTGCCGGCTTCTCCAATTTCATCCTTGTCCTCCTCGACTATATGTTCCTCTAAGAATCCCTGTGATAGTTGGAGTCCACATGGTAATGAGGATAAAGAAGATGTTGGACCATATGCTGCAATGGTAGAAGTGCTGAACATATGTTTGGATGATGATAGTTACAATTTTACTGTTAAAATGCTACAAAATTTCAG GTCATTGGTTCGATGTCTTGAGATGACTGACCCGAGAAGGATGAAACGTGAGGAGAAGCTTGCTTTCTGGATCAATATTCATAATGCCTTAGTGATGCAT GCATATTTGGCATATGGGATTGGCAATCGTGTAAAATGTACCTCCATTTTGAAG GCAGCATACAATGTGGGTGGGCATTGCATTAATGCCCATGACATACAAAGCTCCATTTTAAGAATTCGATCACACCACTCAGCCTCG TGGCTGCAATCGCTGTTTTGTCCAGGAAGAAAACTCAAGACTGGAAGCATGAGACATGTATATTCCTTGGAATATCCTGAGCCGCTCGTTCATTTTGCGCTATGTTCAGGGACATACTCTGACCCAGCG GTTCGAGCTTACACAGCAAAGAATATATTTCAGGATCTCAGACTTGCTAAAGAAAAGTACATTCAAGCAAGTGTTCGCATCAACAAGGAAACGAAGATATTCCTGCCAAAAATCCTTCACTACTTTGCGAAAGATATGTCACTAAGTATAAATGTCCTCTTAGAGACGGTAAGTGAGAATCTGTCAGAAGTTCAACAGAAGGctataaaaaaatgcatgaaggGAAGGCTTGATAAATGCATCCATTGGCTACCACAGAGTTCAACATTTCGGTACGTGATCCATGGAGAATTAGCCAAAGCAAGAACAACATCCTGA
- the LOC121259929 gene encoding uncharacterized protein LOC121259929 isoform X3, with protein MKGVVGAFDTPSFGLEVSVEERMLSVNCRSSSSSCRSPSLLSFANIRENGLPGSMLNMSPGMSSYFCPLVQSERSLPDQASSLCWDYKKAVGRSNSIPFDGTPTPKSSSELREEIATLEVDIIHLERHILSLYRTAFEGHQSSDTPEPHLQYKIGSSPKILSNQSHKNMEPTVSKDGLVHQEKMSPAHGWVSSDNQSCAASLNSKSRRGCKKADSGHRCLAYHLAASCLDNSFNSPDRLSEDIVRCISSIYCKLANRPPNHLGLPASPISSLSSSTICSSKNPCDSWSPHGNEDKEDVGPYAAMVEVLNICLDDDSYNFTVKMLQNFRSLVRCLEMTDPRRMKREEKLAFWINIHNALVMHAYLAYGIGNRVKCTSILKWLQSLFCPGRKLKTGSMRHVYSLEYPEPLVHFALCSGTYSDPAVRAYTAKNIFQDLRLAKEKYIQASVRINKETKIFLPKILHYFAKDMSLSINVLLETVSENLSEVQQKAIKKCMKGRLDKCIHWLPQSSTFRYVIHGELAKARTTS; from the exons ATGAAGGGAGTTGTAGGAGCATTTGATACTCCCAGCTTTGGACTAG AGGTTTCTGTAGAAGAGAGGATGCTGAGTGTGAATTGCcgttcttcctcctcttcttgcCGCTCTCCTTCTCTCCTGAGTTTCGCAAA TATTCGTGAAAATGGACTGCCTGGAAGCATGCTAAATATGTCACCCGGAATGTCATCCTATTTTTGTCCT CTTGTGCAGTCAGAGCGATCATTACCTGACCAGGCTTCTTCCCTGTGTTGGGATTACAAGAAGGCAGTGGGTCGTTCAAACTCTATTCCCTTTGACGGCACTCCAACTCCAAAG TCTTCTTCAGAATTGAGGGAGGAGATTGCTACACTCGAAGTTGATATTATACATTTGGAGCGTCATATTCTTTCACTCTATCGGACAGCTTTTGAAGGGCATCAATCCTCAGATACGCCTGAACCCCATTTACAATACAAGATAGGATCATCAccaaaaattttatcaaatcaatcacataaaaatatggAGCCAACTGTGTCCAAAGATGGTTTAGTCCATCAGGAGAAAATGTCCCCTGCACATGGTTGGGTCAGTTCAGATAATCAGAGTTGTGCTGCAAGTCTAAATTCAAAATCTCGAAGG GGCTGCAAAAAAGCTGATTCTGGTCATCGCTGCCTAGCATATCACCTTGCTGCTTCTTGCCTTGATAACAGCTTTAACTCTCCGGATAGACTTTCTGAAGATATTGTGAGATGCATATCTTCTATATACTGCAAACTTGCGAACCGCCCTCCTAACCATTTAGGCTTGCCGGCTTCTCCAATTTCATCCTTGTCCTCCTCGACTATATGTTCCTCTAAGAATCCCTGTGATAGTTGGAGTCCACATGGTAATGAGGATAAAGAAGATGTTGGACCATATGCTGCAATGGTAGAAGTGCTGAACATATGTTTGGATGATGATAGTTACAATTTTACTGTTAAAATGCTACAAAATTTCAG GTCATTGGTTCGATGTCTTGAGATGACTGACCCGAGAAGGATGAAACGTGAGGAGAAGCTTGCTTTCTGGATCAATATTCATAATGCCTTAGTGATGCAT GCATATTTGGCATATGGGATTGGCAATCGTGTAAAATGTACCTCCATTTTGAAG TGGCTGCAATCGCTGTTTTGTCCAGGAAGAAAACTCAAGACTGGAAGCATGAGACATGTATATTCCTTGGAATATCCTGAGCCGCTCGTTCATTTTGCGCTATGTTCAGGGACATACTCTGACCCAGCG GTTCGAGCTTACACAGCAAAGAATATATTTCAGGATCTCAGACTTGCTAAAGAAAAGTACATTCAAGCAAGTGTTCGCATCAACAAGGAAACGAAGATATTCCTGCCAAAAATCCTTCACTACTTTGCGAAAGATATGTCACTAAGTATAAATGTCCTCTTAGAGACGGTAAGTGAGAATCTGTCAGAAGTTCAACAGAAGGctataaaaaaatgcatgaaggGAAGGCTTGATAAATGCATCCATTGGCTACCACAGAGTTCAACATTTCGGTACGTGATCCATGGAGAATTAGCCAAAGCAAGAACAACATCCTGA
- the LOC121259928 gene encoding protein LYK5, which translates to METSRLLYLICSLFVVVFLRTSHISVEAQQTYLANKQLDCYNDVNYTDGYSCNSVQSSCQAYLTFRSNPPYNSPADIGLLLGSEPSLIAEANEISNFDTISTDTQILIPANCSCSGPYYQYNTSYQLSRRDETYFSVANNTYQGLTTCQAMMAQNSYDSRNLTVGLNLKVPLRCACPTFNQTAAGIEYLLTYMVASGDSVSAISELFGVDLQSVLHANDLSEESIIFPFTPLLIPLKRKPSRIRRTAPPPPSPPPPSPTPAAPGSGKSNKRWVFVGVGIGAAALLVLSAFLLWFFCGGQSHKKAPQPLPTLAPPIKKPPQSSYENSWTISTEGVRYAIESLTVYKFDELEKATGFFREANRIKGSVYRGSFKGDDAAVKVMKGDVSSEINLLTRINHSNIIRLSGFCVHGGNTYLVYEHAENGSLSDWLQSNKLQNHSPLTWKQRVQVAYDVADALNYLHNYANPPYIHKNLKTSNILLVSNFRAKVSNFGLARTMENQDDGGLQLTRHVVGTQGYMAPEYIENGVITPKLDVFAFGVVVLELLSGREATAADKDGGDREELLFASIRLVLEGDNVRDKLREFVDPSLGHEYPLDLAFSIAQLAKSCVAHDLNSRPAMSEVFATLSKILSSSLDWDPSDELERSTSIGQIHVR; encoded by the coding sequence ATGGAGACCTCTAGATTACTATACTTAATTTGTTCCCTTTTCGTGGTTGTGTTTCTCCGGACATCCCATATCTCCGTGGAAGCCCAACAAACGTATCTGGCCAACAAGCAGCTCGATTGCTACAACGACGTAAATTACACGGATGGCTACTCCTGCAACAGCGTCCAATCCTCCTGCCAAGCCTACCTCACCTTCCGATCCAATCCTCCTTACAATTCGCCGGCCGACATCGGCTTGCTCTTGGGCTCCGAACCCTCCCTCATCGCCGAGGCCAACGAAATCTCCAACTTCGACACCATTTCCACCGACACCCAGATCCTTATCCCGGCCAATTGCTCTTGTTCGGGTCCTTACTACCAGTACAACACCTCTTATCAGTTGAGCAGACGGGACGAGACCTACTTCTCCGTCGCCAACAACACCTACCAGGGGCTGACTACCTGCCAGGCCATGATGGCCCAGAACTCATACGATTCCCGCAATCTCACGGTGGGCTTGAATCTAAAGGTGCCGCTCAGGTGTGCTTGCCCGACTTTCAACCAGACGGCGGCTGGGATCGAGTACTTGCTCACTTATATGGTCGCCTCGGGCGATAGCGTTTCTGCTATTTCTGAACTTTTCGGCGTGGATCTGCAGAGCGTACTGCACGCGAACGACCTTTCTGAGGAGAGCATTATATTCCCCTTCACACCCCTTCTTATTCCTCTTAAGCGCAAGCCCAGTAGAATTCGGAGAACAGCCCCTCCACCCCCTTCACCGCCCCCCCCGTCGCCCACCCCTGCCGCCCCTGGTTCTGGGAAATCCAACAAACGGTGGGTATTCGTGGGTGTTGGCATTGGAGCTGCTGCTTTGCTTGTCCTCTCCGCTTTTCTGCTTTGGTTCTTCTGTGGCGGTCAGTCTCACAAGAAGGCACCCCAGCCACTCCCAACTTTGGCACCACCTATAAAGAAGCCCCCACAGTCTTCCTATGAAAATTCATGGACTATTTCTACAGAAGGTGTTCGTTATGCTATCGAATCCTTGACCGTATATAAGTTTGATGAATTAGAAAAGGCCACTGGGTTTTTCAGGGAAGCTAACAGAATCAAGGGCTCTGTCTACCGGGGATCCTTTAAGGGTGATGATGCTGCTGTTAAGGTCATGAAAGGGGACGTTTCGAGCGAGATCAACTTGTTGACGCGCATCAACCACAGTAACATCATCAGGCTATCTGGTTTCTGTGTACACGGAGGGAACACTTACCTTGTTTACGAGCATGCAGAAAATGGATCTCTCAGCGATTGGCTTCAATCAAACAAGCTTCAAAATCATTCCCCTTTAACATGGAAGCAGAGGGTTCAGGTTGCCTATGATGTGGCCGATGCTCTCAACTACCTCCATAACTATGCCAACCCTCCCTACATCCACAAGAACTTGAAGACCAGTAACATTCTTTTGGTTTCCAATTTCAGAGCCAAAGTTTCCAATTTTGGACTGGCAAGAACAATGGAGAATCAAGACGACGGAGGACTCCAACTGACCAGACATGTGGTCGGTACTCAGGGTTACATGGCGCCGGAGTACATCGAGAACGGAGTGATTACTCCTAAGCTAGATGTGTTCGCGTTTGGGGTTGTGGTATTGGAGCTCTTATCCGGAAGAGAAGCCACTGCTGCCGACAAGGATGGAGGGGATCGTGAGGAATTACTATTTGCATCCATAAGACTGGTTCTTGAAGGAGACAATGTCAGAGATAAACTGCGAGAATTTGTTGATCCTTCTCTTGGGCATGAGTACCCTCTGGATTTAGCCTTCTCCATAGCCCAGCTTGCTAAAAGCTGTGTTGCGCATGACCTCAATTCTCGCCCGGCCATGTCAGAAGTTTTCGCGACTCTGTCCAAGATTCTATCGTCGTCATTGGACTGGGATCCATCTGACGAGCTCGAACGTTCCACATCAATTGGTCAAATTCATGTCAGATAG
- the LOC121259929 gene encoding uncharacterized protein LOC121259929 isoform X1, producing the protein MKGVVGAFDTPSFGLEVSVEERMLSVNCRSSSSSCRSPSLLSFANIRENGLPGSMLNMSPGMSSYFCPLVQSERSLPDQASSLCWDYKKAVGRSNSIPFDGTPTPKSSSELREEIATLEVDIIHLERHILSLYRTAFEGHQSSDTPEPHLQYKIGSSPKILSNQSHKNMEPTVSKDGLVHQEKMSPAHGWVSSDNQSCAASLNSKSRRGCKKADSGHRCLAYHLAASCLDNSFNSPDRLSEDIVRCISSIYCKLANRPPNHLGLPASPISSLSSSTICSSKNPCDSWSPHGNEDKEDVGPYAAMVEVLNICLDDDSYNFTVKMLQNFRSLVRCLEMTDPRRMKREEKLAFWINIHNALVMHAYLAYGIGNRVKCTSILKAAYNVGGHCINAHDIQSSILRIRSHHSASWLQSLFCPGRKLKTGSMRHVYSLEYPEPLVHFALCSGTYSDPAVRAYTAKNIFQDLRLAKEKYIQASVRINKETKIFLPKILHYFAKDMSLSINVLLETVSENLSEVQQKAIKKCMKGRLDKCIHWLPQSSTFRYVIHGELAKARTTS; encoded by the exons ATGAAGGGAGTTGTAGGAGCATTTGATACTCCCAGCTTTGGACTAG AGGTTTCTGTAGAAGAGAGGATGCTGAGTGTGAATTGCcgttcttcctcctcttcttgcCGCTCTCCTTCTCTCCTGAGTTTCGCAAA TATTCGTGAAAATGGACTGCCTGGAAGCATGCTAAATATGTCACCCGGAATGTCATCCTATTTTTGTCCT CTTGTGCAGTCAGAGCGATCATTACCTGACCAGGCTTCTTCCCTGTGTTGGGATTACAAGAAGGCAGTGGGTCGTTCAAACTCTATTCCCTTTGACGGCACTCCAACTCCAAAG TCTTCTTCAGAATTGAGGGAGGAGATTGCTACACTCGAAGTTGATATTATACATTTGGAGCGTCATATTCTTTCACTCTATCGGACAGCTTTTGAAGGGCATCAATCCTCAGATACGCCTGAACCCCATTTACAATACAAGATAGGATCATCAccaaaaattttatcaaatcaatcacataaaaatatggAGCCAACTGTGTCCAAAGATGGTTTAGTCCATCAGGAGAAAATGTCCCCTGCACATGGTTGGGTCAGTTCAGATAATCAGAGTTGTGCTGCAAGTCTAAATTCAAAATCTCGAAGG GGCTGCAAAAAAGCTGATTCTGGTCATCGCTGCCTAGCATATCACCTTGCTGCTTCTTGCCTTGATAACAGCTTTAACTCTCCGGATAGACTTTCTGAAGATATTGTGAGATGCATATCTTCTATATACTGCAAACTTGCGAACCGCCCTCCTAACCATTTAGGCTTGCCGGCTTCTCCAATTTCATCCTTGTCCTCCTCGACTATATGTTCCTCTAAGAATCCCTGTGATAGTTGGAGTCCACATGGTAATGAGGATAAAGAAGATGTTGGACCATATGCTGCAATGGTAGAAGTGCTGAACATATGTTTGGATGATGATAGTTACAATTTTACTGTTAAAATGCTACAAAATTTCAG GTCATTGGTTCGATGTCTTGAGATGACTGACCCGAGAAGGATGAAACGTGAGGAGAAGCTTGCTTTCTGGATCAATATTCATAATGCCTTAGTGATGCAT GCATATTTGGCATATGGGATTGGCAATCGTGTAAAATGTACCTCCATTTTGAAG GCAGCATACAATGTGGGTGGGCATTGCATTAATGCCCATGACATACAAAGCTCCATTTTAAGAATTCGATCACACCACTCAGCCTCG TGGCTGCAATCGCTGTTTTGTCCAGGAAGAAAACTCAAGACTGGAAGCATGAGACATGTATATTCCTTGGAATATCCTGAGCCGCTCGTTCATTTTGCGCTATGTTCAGGGACATACTCTGACCCAGCG GTTCGAGCTTACACAGCAAAGAATATATTTCAGGATCTCAGACTTGCTAAAGAAAAGTACATTCAAGCAAGTGTTCGCATCAACAAGGAAACGAAGATATTCCTGCCAAAAATCCTTCACTACTTTGCGAAAGATATGTCACTAAGTATAAATGTCCTCTTAGAGACGGTAAGTGAGAATCTGTCAGAAGTTCAACAGAAGGctataaaaaaatgcatgaaggGAAGGCTTGATAAATGCATCCATTGGCTACCACAGAGTTCAACATTTCGGTACGTGATCCATGGAGAATTAGCCAAAGCAAGAACAACATCCTGA